The genomic window TGTGTAAGGCTTAATGTGGTCAGTGTCGTAAAGGATGCGGCTATTTCTTTATATGCACGAAGCAAAGGCGACACATACTGACTTGTTATGTGCCATGTATGAAATGGCAGTGAAGGGGAAATTTACGACAGCTGGTTTCTTCTCCTCTACTGCGGGGATCTGAAGGAGCgcatccacctcctctgttgCAGCGACGCGCAGCCGTGCCGCATGACTCACAGCGGCGCAAATGGCACGGATGTAAACAGGGGGCGGGCTCAGGTAGGCCTAACCTGCACCTGTTCGTCCAATGGGAGGCCGCGTTCCTCCgcatcctctccctccctctctccaacCCCCAGCATCTCATTGGTCCTCCGCCGCGTCAATACAGCGCGAGGGGAGCCAGTAGGCGCAGAAGACGTAAAGAAGAAGCTGAGGGGGGTGTacgggggagaaaaaaaatgattaatcTGTCAAAGGCGAATTTGTTTTGGAGATGAGAGCGCGACGTTAGAAGCGAGCGTAACGTTAGAAgccccctccccaccaccaGGCACAGCGTCAATTAATGCGCAGGTTTTTTTTGGGAGACTGGGGTCGAGCCGATGCGCCGCCATAGCAGGTGGTTCTTGTGTAATCGTCCGGGGTCTCGTCGCTCGTCTCCGCTGCCTGGTCTGTCGTTTCAGCACTGGACAGCGACCGGGACCGAGGGCCGCTGAGAACACCGAGGGAATCCTGAGGCGGGGTAAGACTGACGGCCACAGCACAATGACACGACCTGCATGGGATTATGGGCATTTACACCGGGCCACTGTAGCTCTGTGTGCTGTATGCGTGCGTGCAACGGAAGGTGCTTTTGTGGATCGTTTATTCTGCGTAATTCGTCATTGGCGCAGCCTGGAACGCACGGGTTTGTCCGCTGCGTCCGCGGAGCCGATGGATGGAGCTGCACTCACCAAATGCCCTTGAAACTCTACAGGCTTCGTGCTGCtcgttgtgtgcgtgtgtgcgcgcgtgtgtgtttgtgttcgagacggagagagagagatgggtcACGGTGCTGGTGGCAAGTGCGCAATTGTGTATTCATAGCTCTCTTTTCTgcacctctttctctccatccctctccctctgttgctCCCTATTTCTCTcgacctctccctctcctctgcttccaCAGTCGGTGCGACCCTCGCTTGGCTCGGGGCAATGCGCGGCTAGATGACTTCACTACATCAACAAGCACCGTGGTATCCCGGACTAATATAGCAGCGGCGCACACCCccaccatcctctctctcctctgtcctctcctctctctcgccATTCGCTGATTCCGAGTCCCTCCGTCCCGAGGCACCATGGGAAACCGTGGCATGGAGGATCTGATCCCACTGGTCAACCGGCTGCAGGATGCCTTCAGCTCCATCGGCCAGGCCTGCAACCTGGACCTGCCGCAGATCGCGGTGGTCGGAGGCCAGAGCGCAGGGAAGAGCTCCGTGCTGGAGAACTTTGTCGGCAGGTAAAATTGACCACCAGAAATAGGATAATCCCTTCTCCTGTTAACCCCGAGCATGACATAAGAGGCCTATGAGTTGCCAATCTGTGCAGGGTTCAGACCATCTcccctcactgctgctgtgccctGATATGAGTGCAGACCTCCAGTTTTGTGTAGATTTTTAAAGGCACAACACATTTTCTTGCGGCTACTaacaggggagagaagaggTATTTGGGTTGCATGCAGCACCTCAGGGATTTCAGCCCAATCCGTGCCACCCAGGCTCCTTCACAGTCCTAGAAATATCCATGGCTTTACAGCTTTCAAGCATCCTTTCTGCTGTATGTGTTTTAAATGCAAACTGCAAAGACTCATCTCTGCATGGAGCcattttaaaaccacatcaTGCATGCAGCAGTGTTACCTCCcactcctgaaaacacaaatgaatattCATCTCGCCCTGGATTTTGGACACTtaagacaaataaatcattagCAGCTACATTtaaggtgattttttttcttccaagaTGACTCTGAAACAGGATTTCTTTTGGCTGCATCAATTCCAGTGTTTATAGATTTATCTATACCCAAGGGCTACAGTATGTTGtgcatttttttgtgcaaattagTTACTTTCTGCTCAATAATACGCTACCAGATTTTCTCAATGCTGTTTAATAGCGTTTCAAAGATGACCTTTTAAATgaagtataaatataattatGGCCTTCATTTTTCTTACAGTAAGAGAATCACTAATCTAAAGGTTTACTGAAAAGCATATTACTCTCTTGTAGCATTTTGTTTGTGCTGAACAGAAAAAGGGTTATAGTGTTAAAAGGTAAATGGACtacatttatatagcacttaaaaagttttaatgaccactcaaagcacttgacACTGCATACATgtccacccattcacacacactcatccagtGCTTCTATTTATAGCGCATCTCTGTCAGTTgtccattcacacactgatggggcagtttggggttcagtgtcttggcCAGGGACACATTAACATGCAGACTGAGCCAGGgttcaaaccaccgaccttctgatataatcaaaattaaaataacatctTACAAATTAAAGCGCCACTACATATAAATATTAACTTTCTCCTCTTGCAGAGTACTGCTCACCAAACAGCTGGACATTATTTCTATGGCACAGGAGGGAGACATCTAAcacctgtgatgtcatcagggttgTCTTGATTTAGGCTTAAATGATTGACAGAATTGTTGTTGTAGTTTAAAAGATGAAGACATTTAATAGAAGATTTTCAAAAGATGCTTGTAAGCTGCTTTGTGAGGAGTGTAGGATGCAGTGTTTGAGTTTTTTAGTGACCAAATAGTGCATTTGCTGTTCACTtctgacaaacacatgcatggtTCCAGATGGATGCATTGATTTTGGCCTGTTCAGCCGTCACTGAGAGTCGTAATGCTGAGTAATGGTCCATCTGTCCAACACTGACTCTGCATACATGTGTGCTGAATGGACAAATGGAAGAATTTCTCCTAAACTCATCCCACTTGAGGGAGCTACAAGGGTCGATATGTCTCAATAAGGTTTCTTTAAATGGACCTGTAGCATAGGAGGCAATGGtgacggcacacacacacacacacacacaaacacacacacactgagtctgtgtgtgtgcaagcccCAGCAAAAACCGTGAGGTCATCGTTTTTTAAATGAGAGAGCTCCCTGTCAATGATGCCACTCTTCATTTTGACCTGTTGTTTATCAGGTCACATTGGGCTGAGCTgggatgcagcagcagcagcagcagcagctgaaagctACAGGAGatgctgtgttttaaaatggcCCCTATTCCTCTCAGAGTGGATTGAACAGGTTTACAGCATAATAGATGAATGACACTGAAGGCGTTGGACGCCATTGAATAGAGTATAATCTTAAGACATTTGCTCTTCAAGAGTATCAGGATGTCATTATGATATCATTGTGCCACCTGTATTACATGCCCTTTGATAAATGTTTATATTGACTGTGGTTTGACGTAAAGCATTATGACGGGCTGTCTTTCCTCAGGGACTTTCTACCCCGTGGATCTGGTATTGTCACCCGTAGGCCACTGGTTCTACAGCTTATCAGTGCCACTGCAGGTGGGTGCACGCAtatttacacacccacacatgcagcCTCCCCcttcttccttttatttttgaaatggcactgttttatttctcaggCTCATTTTCCTTCTTGCAGTGGCAATATATTCCTCTAAGATTCATGGAGAACAGCCACTAATCTCAGTTATTCATTCTATGTTTTTATCCTCTCAGAATGGGCTGAATTCCTCCACTGCAAAGGAAAGAAGTTCACAGACTTCGATGAGGTTCGCCAGGAGATCGAGGCGGAGACAGATCGAGTCACTGGGGCCAACAAAGGCATATCTCCTGTCCCCATCAATCTGCGGGTTTACTCCCCACACGGTGCGAAAGCAATAACTTTGCTGTGTATGAATTTTCTAAAAACAGGGATGTTAGAAAGTAAGAATGTTCTTTTGCTAGTGAGATAAATTAATTAGCTTTTTATGTTGGTGGGGAATTAAATGGAGGCAGCTTAAGAGATATTTTAAAGGCTCTGTGTTAATGTAACTGATTATAGCACATTCTAATACACATTTCGCCACTGACTGATGGCTTTAGATTTTTTTGCTGTTGAAAATGAGGCTGCATATAGACTTTCTGGTTTATAACAACATTTTTGTATAGGAAAGGTAATTAAAATccaactttaaatgctgagatacATTGATGATATTGATTCTTTAGTTGACAGTTAATAACAAGGCCTAAAATGCTTAGAgggacattttcatatttatttggtCAAGTCATGCAGAGCTGTGGTGCTGAAGTGGTATTTCTGCACCAGGATTTAGGTTCTAGGATTGAGTTAATTTTACAGttaattcacacacactgtctaaTTCCCTCTGTTTCCTAGTTCCAGTCCCTGGAGCCAGCTGCACCAGCTACAGCTTGATATAGTGAAAATAGATATTAAGCCAAGATGTATCATTAAATTAAAGATAGTTTCATTACATCAATATTTTTACATGGAGGCTAGTTAGTTTTTGAAAGCTAACTTTCAATGTACCTGCTAGCAATGGAACAAGGTGACTCACAAGCATGCTTAACACTTGATTGAAATGTGATTAGATTAAAATGGTTTATATAAGGAAAACTTGACATTTTCTAACTAACTCTTAAACATTAATTAAACACAAGTAAAGTCATATTTGCAGATGGTTATTAATTAGCTATGTTTATTATGTTGCcagtttgttttattaacaATGCTTATTAGAAAATCTTGTCAGTGACTTCCCGTTGACATGATTGATAGCTTTTGATTTTTGCAACTATTTGCATTAACATGACTTAAGTGACACTAACTAAGCTATCGGCTAATTTGCTTTACTTTAATCATGCAACCTGATAGTAAATGACCAGCTTGAATCTTGCTAGTATGTGAGTTGCCGAGGAGGGACAATGAACAGATTCTGTAAAGGAAATGATGGAGATCCCCCCTTTGACCAACAATAGGTCACAGACACGTCACAGAGGTACACTCAGttcttacattacatttctttgattGTGCAGTACTGAACCTGACTCTCATCGATCTACCGGGGATCACGAAGGTGCCAGTGGGAGACCAGCCTGCAGACATCGAGCAGCAGATCAGGGACATGATCATGCAGTTCATTACCAGAGAGAGCTGCTTGATCCTGGCTGTCACTCCAGCCAACACTGACCTGGCCAACTCTGATGCCCTGAAACTGTCGAAAGACGTTGACCCCCAGGGTAAGGAGTGGGTGTGGGTGTAAGGAAGGATATAGGGAGTAATCGGCCCTGTGGGAGGGATGTCTAACGaggaatcaaagaaaaaaaggctaAATGAAGGGTGGTCTTATCATTATTGTGCTGCCCTCATGAAGACACCAAATCTCTATAAGCTACAGGGATGGTGCAAAGTGTTTGACCTTGTGCGCTGACCTTTCTGAATGTGGAAACAGAATTTCCCCTCAGGGACTGATCAAGTGTCGCATTATTATTAGATATGAGGGGCTGAGAGAAGGGGAAAATGGAGGACGAGGGCAACATGCATCAAAAGATAAAATGGAAGATAAGAGGGACATTTGGAAgaggtgaaagaaaagagacagagagagtgaggttAAGGAACAAGATATCTGGTAGTGGAATGATGaagagagtgaaggaggaggaaggaaaacacTTAATTTAACGGCTAAGAGATGAGGCTGAAGAGAAGGACACCAGAGAGGATGACTCGGACAAAGTCACCTTGAGGAGGGATGAATTACATCAAGGAGAGGTTGAGGAatagaggagggagagagaggatgctGAAGGCCTGAGATTCTTGGCAAGGATGATGCGGCAGAAGCAGAACAATGTAGCTTAGGGTGAGAGGGAAAGAATTAAAAGATGAGCTGGACACAAAGTTGGATAAggacacgggggggggggggcttcaacatgaaacttcacctctagatgtcactgaattctacacactgaacctttaaggcaatgaaaatgagataaaaattaaaatataagaGAATAGATAGAGAAATGTAAGTGCTTCAGTGAGACTGTTGGTTTGGTCCATATACtctaacagaaaataaatacttcatgtttaatttattatgaTATACAGTGTGGCTGTAAGTATTTTTCCACATGCAATTTTCAGGTCGCTAATATCCAAAACCCAAACATATTTAATTATCAATGATATATAAGTAACTTTTTGACCACTTTTCTAGGAATGAGAACCATTGGAGTTATCACCAAACTGGATTTGATGGATGAGGGCACAGATGCCCGAGATGTGCTGGAGAACAAGCTGCTGCCGCTGCGAAGAGGTGTGCGTTACACTATAGTGAGCCATGCCAGACACAAtcttatatttttctttctctttcacaacaTTTAATTCTCAGTTACATCACGGTATCCAGTAAGCATGCCCCCTTTTTAccattaataattcattatttctCTCACCGCGTGTTGTGGTTGATTCATTCCCAGGTTACATTGGAGTGGTGAATCGTAGTCAGAAGGACATTGATGGGAAGAAAGACATAAAGGCAGCGATGGAAGCTGAGAGGAAGTTCTTCTTCTCCCACCCAAGTTACAGGCACATGGCTGAAAAAATGGGCACCCCCCGCCTGCAGAGAGTGCTCAACGAGGTGACCATAGATTATCCTTGTTGCTTTCCCATGCACAGTGCACTCTACATAATTAATAGGAGGGCGgcctacttttcttttttgcttccATTTCACCATACATCAGTGTGGGTGATACAAGACCTTCAGTAGGTGGAAAATGCACTCGCTCTTTCTAGTTCAGCTgcaaataatttataatttcaCTCAGTCAGGCCGCTCTGCATTGTTATTGTATGAATGAGGCTTCTTCTCAGATTACAGTGAAATTGGATTCATTATTAAATACCAGTTACGTTATCTATATATCAGTGGCTCTATATGTGGTTTAAACTTGTTTTACCTTGTGTCATTTGTGTCGCCATAGCAACTGACCAACCACATCCGGGACACCCTGCCAGCTTTCCGCAGCAAGCTGCAGTCCCAGCTGTTAGCTCTGGACAAGGAGGCCGAGGAATACCGTGGATACCGACCTGATGACCCGTCTCGTAAAACCAAGCAGCTGTTGCAGTCAGTACCCCATTTTTCCCACAGCAAGATCATTTACATTAGATTCAGTTCTACAGTTCTATTGGTATTCATTTGCTTCCTATTCAGTTTATATTTTAGATGTTTGTATctgattgttttcatgtgttgtgtttcaggaTGGTGCAGCAGTTCTCTGTGGACTTTGATAAGAGGATTGAGGGTTCAGGAGACCAGGTGGACACAGTGGAGCTGTCGGGTGGAGCTAAAATCAACCGCATCTTCCATGAGCGTTTCCCCTTTGAACTGGTCAAGGTGAAATATTGACCTTTAAATAAGATggcactgtaaaaaaaatgaaaaactctaATTAGGAGCAATTATTGGATCAGTTTCAAGTACAAATGGCTTTTTTACCCCCTAACTGTGTTCATAGGCTGGGTATTGAAACAAGGTCATGAATCCAATGCTGTAATGTAAATATACCAGTGATTTACTGCAATCCTACCATgtctaattttatttttaagatttaaGTGTCCTCAATGGCAGCTACACTTCTGTGTCATAAGTCAAGATTGAGACAAAATCCTGATTCAGACTCAGACTCGAAGGGTAATGACACCTCCATTTAGAAGGTTTTGGTCTAGTTTATGAAAAATGCATCTTGAAAGCTGAACACTAGACTAAATGAGCTTCCAAGACGTGTTTTGAAAACTGTTTCCTCGATTGCTTTCTTTATTGTTCTAATCCCTTTCAAACTCCTCGCACATAAAATTGGtcaatatttttctctttattgtgATTTTCTCTTGAAGGATCCTAAAATAGCTTCACAATTATCAAATACAGCTTTTCACACCATTTTCTTATCTTTCCTTATTTTATAATCATCATATATGCCTGACTCATGCTTTCTGTCATACTATTGGTCATGTTTTAAGTACTTTGCcacttaatttttttctgtattcaccaatgaaaatgtttctgtctgttccCCTCAGATGGAGTGTGATGATAAGGAGATGCGACGCGAGATCAGTTACGCCATCAAGAACATCCATGGTATCAGGTAGGAATTTGTTATTTGCCATTCGGCCACATTATCTTCTTGCCAAAAGTAGTACCTGTCTATTtgttaaacctttttttatatgtttttctaTAATAGACTCACGTTCCTCAAATTATTTGAATCATCAGTGATCACCCCACATACATTTCTGCCTCTAGTCTCTAAACaagtttaaatttaattatttataaaaccTGACCAGAATAGATTTCCATATCCACTGGTGTGGTAAACATcataacagaaaaacaaaataaaaatacagatccGTAACTTTGGTTCCCCAACAGCCCAAGAATACACAGTTTGGTTTGGAAGGGGATTTATGAATAAGGGAGGAGCATATcgtctttccttctttctttttttacactcAGTTCAACCTCTCCGTGTGTTGCTATATTGATTCTGCAGCGGTTAGCCAGGGCAACCAAAGAAATTGCCACCCAAGCGAGAGAGGAGTAGACTTTTAAAGATACAGTACATTTTAGCTTTAATTCACTCTTAAAGCAATAACAGGTCTTTAACGGCCATTTTATCACATGAATAAACGACTTTAAAGCCGGGATAGTTTTGGAGCTAAAACCAGTACTGCAGAAACAGCTAATAAAAAGTTGATGCTTTTCatcaatgtttttacttttttctcacCTCTTGGTGTGTTTCAGGACTGGACTCTTCACCCCCGACATGGCGTTCGAGGCCATTGTGAAGAAGCAAGTCATAAAGCTGAAGGAGCCCTGCATAAAGTGTGTGGACATGGTCATCCAGGAGCTGATTAACACAGTGCGCCAGTGCTCCAACAAGGTGAGTCATGGGATATATATGGGAATGTGTAAGTTTGATCTGGAAGGTGAAGGGAAGGATGATGAAAAGAAGGAGATAATGGGTGATAATAGATGGATTCatgaaaaaaagctgcaattaaaaagaattaaaaaagggTGTTGAGTatgatgtgtgatgtgttttcagctgGAATGTTTCCCAAGGCTGCGCGAGGAAACTGAGAGAATTGTGACGTCTCATATCCGAGACAGAGAGAGTCGCGCCAAGGACCAGGTGATGCTGCTTAGTTTGTAATCACAAACATATACATTTGTTTATAAGACGATCTAAGACGGAGCGGTTAAGCGCCATCTAAAGGTcaccaaataaaaataagattataaatgcactatataaataaaatgtatttcttatttattttcaaaaaaataaacGTCTTGGCCTGAGTTAGATGAAAAGATAGATAATATAATACAGTTTACATTATCAGTGCATCTAAAGGTCATCAATTAACATTTTATACCTTGTTTCTCtaacacattaaaaatgcagcttttatagaCTTTTATATACTGGACTGGGATAAGCTGTTTAACCTGCTTCTTTATACTAATAAGCTAATTGGCTGCTGGCTGTAGCTACATATTTACTGTACAGAGATGACAGTGGTGTCCCTCTTATCATCCAAGTCTCGTCATGAAAACTAAAAAG from Paralichthys olivaceus isolate ysfri-2021 chromosome 16, ASM2471397v2, whole genome shotgun sequence includes these protein-coding regions:
- the LOC109638496 gene encoding dynamin-3-like isoform X2, with the protein product MGNRGMEDLIPLVNRLQDAFSSIGQACNLDLPQIAVVGGQSAGKSSVLENFVGRDFLPRGSGIVTRRPLVLQLISATAEWAEFLHCKGKKFTDFDEVRQEIEAETDRVTGANKGISPVPINLRVYSPHVLNLTLIDLPGITKVPVGDQPADIEQQIRDMIMQFITRESCLILAVTPANTDLANSDALKLSKDVDPQGMRTIGVITKLDLMDEGTDARDVLENKLLPLRRGYIGVVNRSQKDIDGKKDIKAAMEAERKFFFSHPSYRHMAEKMGTPRLQRVLNEQLTNHIRDTLPAFRSKLQSQLLALDKEAEEYRGYRPDDPSRKTKQLLQMVQQFSVDFDKRIEGSGDQVDTVELSGGAKINRIFHERFPFELVKMECDDKEMRREISYAIKNIHGIRTGLFTPDMAFEAIVKKQVIKLKEPCIKCVDMVIQELINTVRQCSNKLECFPRLREETERIVTSHIRDRESRAKDQVLLLIDIQLSYINTNHEDFIGFANAQQRSSQTNKSQSSAGNQVIRKGWLTINNISIMKGGAKEYWFVLTAESLSWFKDDEEKEKKYMLPLDNLKVRDVEKSFMSSKHIFCIFNTESRNVYKDNRTLELACDSQDDVDSWKSSLLRAGVYPEKTITVESETTTTSDNFSMDPQLERKVETIRNLVDSYMAIVNKCIRDLMPKAIMHLMIGNVKDFINAELLAQLYSAGDQNALMDESQEQAQRRDEVLRTHQALKEALAIIGDISTSTITVPVPPPVDTSWMGDTVGGRRSPPSSPTAPRRMSSGQRPAPRGAPPPPNRPGPLGPFNNTADSPQAPSRPNRAPPSIPSRRPPPSPTRQVPP
- the LOC109638496 gene encoding dynamin-3-like isoform X1 codes for the protein MGNRGMEDLIPLVNRLQDAFSSIGQACNLDLPQIAVVGGQSAGKSSVLENFVGRDFLPRGSGIVTRRPLVLQLISATAEWAEFLHCKGKKFTDFDEVRQEIEAETDRVTGANKGISPVPINLRVYSPHVLNLTLIDLPGITKVPVGDQPADIEQQIRDMIMQFITRESCLILAVTPANTDLANSDALKLSKDVDPQGMRTIGVITKLDLMDEGTDARDVLENKLLPLRRGYIGVVNRSQKDIDGKKDIKAAMEAERKFFFSHPSYRHMAEKMGTPRLQRVLNEQLTNHIRDTLPAFRSKLQSQLLALDKEAEEYRGYRPDDPSRKTKQLLQMVQQFSVDFDKRIEGSGDQVDTVELSGGAKINRIFHERFPFELVKMECDDKEMRREISYAIKNIHGIRTGLFTPDMAFEAIVKKQVIKLKEPCIKCVDMVIQELINTVRQCSNKLECFPRLREETERIVTSHIRDRESRAKDQVLLLIDIQLSYINTNHEDFIGFANAQQRSSQTNKSQSSAGNQASSPPASGLIVIRKGWLTINNISIMKGGAKEYWFVLTAESLSWFKDDEEKEKKYMLPLDNLKVRDVEKSFMSSKHIFCIFNTESRNVYKDNRTLELACDSQDDVDSWKSSLLRAGVYPEKTITVESETTTTSDNFSMDPQLERKVETIRNLVDSYMAIVNKCIRDLMPKAIMHLMIGNVKDFINAELLAQLYSAGDQNALMDESQEQAQRRDEVLRTHQALKEALAIIGDISTSTITVPVPPPVDTSWMGDTVGGRRSPPSSPTAPRRMSSGQRPAPRGAPPPPNRPGPLGPFNNTADSPQAPSRPNRAPPSIPSRRPPPSPTRQVPP